A portion of the Lolium rigidum isolate FL_2022 chromosome 1, APGP_CSIRO_Lrig_0.1, whole genome shotgun sequence genome contains these proteins:
- the LOC124676408 gene encoding probable inorganic phosphate transporter 1-9, with amino-acid sequence MSEFANKRTRGAFIAAVFSMQGFGILASSGVTMVVAAAFDRFTGHPAPLDTPEAADIAWRVILMAGAVPAGLTFYWRMAMPETARFTALVQHDVLKATNDIGRVLTDLDLNGLYEDEDAAAIPRTPASFRYAPPASQYGLFSLAFLRQHGRNLFGCASTWFLLDIPYYSSTLFQSQIYRPWFPPASHQNVFREAYDVARFQAIIAVASTIPGYFVAVLLIDRVGRRWLQMAGFFLMAAFLFALAGPYDHYWRGNAKNAWYIVLYALTFFSANLGPNTTTFILPAELFPARFRSTCHGISAAAGKVGALVGSVGFLWASQARHRGEVQAGYERGIGMMNALVILGAISLLGLAVTYFFTPETMGRSLEENESSEQGDQDLQDGDGGMTMRLQELNLTPKSPASLVSSHVSSSPIHPHRFSV; translated from the exons ATGTCGGAGTTCGCCAACAAGCGCACGCGCGGGGCGTTCATCGCCGCCGTCTTCTCCATGCAGGGGTTCGGGATACTGGCCAGCTCCGGGGTCaccatggtcgtcgccgccgcgtTTGATCGGTTCACCGGCCACCCGGCCCCTCTTGATACTCCGGAGGCCGCCGACATCGCCTGGCGTGTCATACTCATGGCCGGAGCCGTCCCCGCCGGGCTCACCTTCTACTGGAGGATGGCCATGCCGGAAACTGCTAG GTTTACGGCGCTGGTACAGCACGATGTGCTCAAGGCGACCAACGACATCGGCCGTGTCCTCACCGACCTTGACCTGAATGGCCTATACGAAGATGAGGACGCGGCGGCGATCCCCCGGACTCCGGCGTCCTTCCGGTACGCGCCACCGGCGTCTCAGTACGGCCTCTTCTCGCTCGCATTCCTCCGGCAGCACGGTCGGAATCTGTTCGGGTGCGCGTCAACGTGGTTCCTGCTCGACATCCCCTACTACAGCAGCACGCTGTTCCAGTCCCAGATCTACCGCCCGTGGTTCCCGCCGGCGAGCCACCAGAACGTGTTCCGAGAAGCGTACGACGTGGCGAGGTTCCAGGCCATcatcgccgtcgcctccaccaTCCCGGGCTACTTCGTCGCCGTCCTGCTCATCGACCGCGTCGGCCGGCGCTGGCTGCAGATGGCCGGGTTCTTCCTCATGGCCGCCTTCCTCTTCGCGCTGGCGGGCCCGTACGACCACTACTGGCGCGGCAACGCCAAGAACGCCTGGTACATCGTGCTCTAcgcgctcaccttcttctccgcgaACCTCGGGCCCAACACCACGACCTTCATCCTGCCGGCCGAGCTCTTCCCGGCGAGGTTCCGGTCGACGTGCCACGGGATATCGGCCGCCGCCGGCAAGGTTGGCGCTCTCGTCGGCTCCGTGGGGTTCCTGTGGGCATCGCAGGCGCGGCACAGGGGGGAGGTGCAGGCCGGGTACGAGCGCGGGATAGGGATGATGAATGCGCTGGTCATTCTTGGCGCCATCAGCCTGCTCGGGCTCGCCGTCACCTACTTTTTCACGCCGGAGACGATGGGGAGGTCGCTGGAGGAGAACGAGAGCAGCGAGCAGGGCGATCAAGACCTGCAGGATGGCGACGGCGGGATGACGATGCGGTTGCAGGAACTGAACCTGACACCCAAGAGCCCAGCCTCCTTGGTGAGCTCGCACGTCAGCTCGTCCCCTATCCATCCGCACCGCTTCTCGGTCTGA